One window from the genome of Palaemon carinicauda isolate YSFRI2023 chromosome 24, ASM3689809v2, whole genome shotgun sequence encodes:
- the LOC137618174 gene encoding uncharacterized protein, translating into MKSVEKMSSFTPKQFHCPDCGKEFSKEKKLLSHLKVHSTRKTYKCEVCKLTFSQKSLYKKHIRLHFEKGTCNCPKCGKVFVRHSWLKKHLDHQCNDSDQNTKFVCRDCGKMYDSLAGVRSHLRKGKHMVPVFMCYYCKCVCSCSEALFFHVLQHGNVDLITVGVDKEQQLVCFSTSKIREKVDVTEFKPDSTSEDNRDIGKALSESILEADELENLTHMSENIGQQNIMQSSNISLLAGDMSQCQSETFEDLYNETPDDAIHCCEKDTEIVMPCQEKEDTFNLVSPIDSLKAILPQDGICSESVSQNNDNFAGENYVCSAQRRQENLHPSCDVIAKKMPKLLNLYPDEERSVEDNMCSVRGNSIMLQNEVSLPHNGICSEVQADPVTSRHNESLPYTTPLVNTMFLPPLFLIHNTLPINPNIHHQNTFLTGERLIDNQPMPDNTSATTIMDELKNMTDEITVPHKKKKRNSRYGKKYPGIFQLKKNDTSHYMSPHKKQTNTPQLPLQAVAAVNSNLLMSQSTNCLSSDHTLTFPQENRIQRLEDLVNLTEQMNGSNSDMFKIENSNHYHNQTLQEKNQSCNVFWEILIGNDESDGKIVNSMSASFRNQSNIQNNGQNCTGEIFSSNRAPTEKEVNLKLACDISTIRCQQQLRSKEGIGVEDYIKKFMWL; encoded by the coding sequence ATGAAAAGTGTTGAAAAAATGTCCTCGTTCACTCCAAAACAATTTCACTGTCCTGACTGTGGTAAAGaattttctaaagaaaagaaaTTGCTAAGTCATTTGAAGGTACACAGCACAAGAAAAACTTACAAGTGTGAAGTGTGTAAACTAACTTTTTCTCAGAAATCTTTGTACAAAAAGCACATTAGATTGCACTTTGAAAAGGGGACCTGTAACTGCCCAAAATGCGGGAAGGTTTTTGTTAGACATTCATGGTTGAAAAAACATTTAGATCATCAGTGTAATGACTCTGACCAAAATACCAAATTTGTTTGTAGAGATTGTGGTAAAATGTATGATTCCTTGGCAGGTGTCAGAAGTCACCTACGGAAGGGAAAACACATGGTGCCTGTCTTCATGTGCTATTATTGCAAGTGTGTCTGTTCCTGCAGTGAAGCCCTCTTCTTTCATGTCCTTCAGCATGGAAATGTCGATTTAATCACAGTAGGAGTGGATAAAGAACAGCAATTAGTGTGTTTTTCGACTTCAAAAATTAGAGAAAAAGTAGATGTAACAGAATTCAAGCCTGACAGTACATCTGAAGACAATAGGGATATAGGTAAAGCCCTATCAGAAAGTATTTTAGAGGCAGATGAATTGGAGAATTTAACACATATGTCTGAAAATATTGGACAGCAAAATATAATGCAGTCAAGCAATATCTCATTACTTGCTGGAGACATGAGCCAGTGCCAATCAGAAACTTTTGAAGATCTTTATAATGAAACTCCAGATGATGCCATCCATTGTTGTGAGAAAGATACTGAAATAGTTATGCCATGCCAAGAAAAGGAAGATACATTTAATTTAGTATCGCCAATTGATTCCTTGAAAGCTATCCTTCCACAAGATGGTATCTGTAGTGAATCTGTGAGTCAAAATAATGACAACTTTGCAGGAGAAAACTATGTTTGTTCAGCACAACGAAGACAAGAGAACCTTCATCCCAGTTGTGATGTGATAGCCAAAAAAATGCCAAAATTATTAAATCTCTACCCAGATGAAGAGCGCTCAGTAGAAGACAATATGTGTTCTGTGAGAGGGAACAGTATAATGTTGCAAAATGAAGTATCTTTGCCACACAATGGGATATGCAGTGAAGTACAAGCAGATCCTGTAACCAGTAGACATAATGAGAGTTTGCCATACACAACACCTCTAGTAAACACTATGTTCCTTCCACCATTGTTCCTTATTCATAATACCTTGCCTATAAATCCTAATATACATCATCAAAATACATTTCTGACGGGGGAGCGACTAATTGATAATCAGCCTATGCCAGATAATACATCTGCTACCACAATAATGGATGAATTGAAAAACATGACAGATGAAATTACAGTGCCTCACAAGAAGAAAAAACGGAACTCAAGGTATGGGAAGAAATATCCAGgcatttttcaattaaaaaagaatGATACTTCTCATTATATGAGCCCACATAAAAAACAAACCAACACCCCCCAGTTACCTTTGCAAGCTGTTGCGGCAGTAAATAGTAATTTATTAATGTCACAGTCTACAAATTGTTTGTCCTCTGATCACACATTAACTTTCCCTCAAGAAAACAGAATACAGAGACTAGAAGACTTAGTTAATCTGACAGAGCAAATGAATGGATCAAATTCAGACATGTTCAAGATCGAAAACTCAAATCATTATCATAACCAAACCCTCCAAGAAAAAAATCAATCTTGTAATGTATTTTGGGAGATTTTAATAGGGAATGATGAAAGTGATGGAAAAATAGTAAATTCTATGAGTGCCAGTTTTAGAAATCAGTCAAACATACAAAACAATGGACAAAATTGTACAGGTGAGATCTTTAGCAGTAATAGAGCACCAACAGAAAAAGAAGTTAACCTTAAATTAGCTTGTGACATTTCAACTATAAGATGTCAACAACAACTTCGTTCAAAGGAAGGTATAGGTGTTGAAGATTACATCAAGAAATTTATGTGGTTATAA